CGAGCTTCCCGCTGACGCTGACGCAGAGCCACGAATCCCCGCCGCTGCGCACGCTCAAAGAACCGCGGTTTCCCAGCGGAGGCAGCGACGCGCAGGACTCCCGCATCAAATACTCATACATGGGGTCGTTCGGGTTCTCCGAGCCGTCCTATACGTCGTGGAAGGCGGAGACGGACGGCCCCGAATACGACGGCACCCGTCTGTCATTGGGCGCGTACTCCCTGGATGAAACCTATCTCCTCCACCTGCTGGGGCTGCTGAGGCAGGCGCTGGCGAAGGAGTCGGAGCACCGCAAGGGCTACAAGGGATATGGGGGCGTCCGGATCCGCCACGTGGAGGCGCTGCTGGTGGTCGCGAAGAAGAGCGGCCACGCGCTGGCCATCGCGTGGGTCCGGCAGCTGGCGGAGGTCGCCAACGTGCTGGCCCATGCCGCGGGGAAGAAGGCGGGGCAGGAGGGCCAGGCGGGACTGGCGGCCTTCTTCCACTTCGTGCAGGGCCGCATCCACCGGCGGGCCATGAAGCTGGAAGTGCTGAAGGCCCGCCCTGGCGACCTCAGCGCCTTCGACCACATCTGGGTCTTGGAGTCCTCCCTGTGGGAGCTGGCCTTCATGGGCGCGACCTGCCTGTCCCTCACGGAGCTCCAGGACGCGCTGGGCTCGCTGCCGGAGCTGGCGAGCCACTGGAAGCCCTCGGTGGGGACCGACGAGACGGCGCTCCACGAGATCCTCCAGAACGTCCCCACGGGGCAGCTTCCCCAGGACTTCAACCGCATCTACGCGCCCACGGGTACGACCGCGGCGAAGTGCCTGAGTGAGGTCCTCCTGCGGATGAACTACCAGGTCCACGAGGTCACTCCGAGCCCGGACACCCTGGACCCCTTCGTTCCCTACTTCGAGTTCTACATGGGGGGCTTCCTCAACGCGCCCGACGTCCCCATGGCGGCGGTGGGCACGCAGGTCTGGGTGAACCTGTCGGACAGCCTGCACACGAAGCTGCTGAAGCCGGGGCTCCAGGCGCCGAACCCGGGCACGGTCATCGCCGGCCTGCTGGCGCAGTACGTAGCGGCCCTGGGCGTGGACGACACCCTCCCCATGCTGCTGGTGGTGGACTTCACCAAGTTCGGCGGGGAGATGCCGAACAGCCACCTCTATCCCATCCTGGCGCAACTGGCCTGCGCGCTGGTCACGGACCATGGCGTCCAGCACGTGGTCTTCCTGCGCTCGAACCTGAAGTTCAACACGGGGCCGCTGGACCGGTACCAGTCCGGAGAGATCCTCGTCTATCGCCAGGGACCGGGAAACCTCCTCGGGCGGCTGAGGACGCGGATGACGAACGCGTTCGTGGACGGCATGGTGAAGGTGGACATCGTGCAGGCCTGGGGCCTGGAGGGGGAGTACGTCCCTCTCATGAAGAAGGTGTACCTGCTGTCGGATGCCATCAGCTGCTGGCGCTGGGCGAGGTACGCGGCGGAGTGGTGACCCCACCGCCGCCCACGCGCCAGCTCAGAGCGCCTTGACGTAGCCCGAGAGTTTCGGATTGCAGGTCCGCGCCTTCTGGACCGCGGCCTCGGCCGCCTTCTTCCCGGCGTGGATCCTCGTCACGATGAACAGCCCTGGCGTCAGGCGCTTGAGCGGCGTGCTCGCGAGGACGAGGAACCCGGCCGCGCAGCCCTGATCCCGCTGCGCGCCATCGCGGTATGCCATGGCCTCCTGGACCGTCTTGAAGCTCCCGAGGATGGCCGCGTAGCTCCCGGGCCGGTGCTGGAGCTCCTTCACCGCCTTGCGGCCCGCGGCATCCCAGCGATAGGCGTCGAGCTTCCACTGGTCGGGCTCGCCGCTCTCGGCATCGGCGGAGAGGAACGCATACTCCCTGAAGAAGCCTTCGACAGGTGAGCCCGGCGTCAGCGGGTAGGGGCCGACGAAGGACTGCTCCGGACCGGCGAAGTTCTCATCCCCGTTCCAGGCCTCCGTCACCCCGCCGTCCTTGACCGCGTAGAGGCGGTGCCGGCGATGGACATGCTCGAACCCGCTCTCCTGGGTGACGAGGAGGCCCCACGTCTCGGCCTCCAACTGGACTGGCTGGACGGAGGTCGTGACGCTCCGCTCCTCCTCGCCGGAGGTCCAGCTCTCGGAGGAGGCGGCCGTGCGGGGCTCCTGCTGGAGCCCGTGCGCCATGCCGTCAGGCAGCTTCGCCTTGCGCTGTTCTCCGGACGCGCCACTCAGCTCTAGTTCCAGGTGGCAGGTGTCGCCCGCCTTGCGGCAGCCCGTGGCGCGCAGGACATACATCGCATCGGTCTTCTCGCTCGCCTTGAAGCGCTTGAGCTCGAGACCGTCCTGCGCCGGCGGCGCGGCGCTGAGTGTCCGAGGAACGGCCACGCCCAGGAACAGCATGAACACCGAACCCAACGTGGACCGATTTCCCAAACCCATGGTCACTGCCTCCCTGAACCGGTGCTTCCCGCTGGCGGCATCCTAGAGGACGTCGCGTTACTGCCTCTGCTCCTGGCGCACCGGGAGGCCTTCGACACGGTCGAGCGCTCCAATGCCCGGGCTCGTGTCGCCCGTGCATTCCATGCTCATGTATCAGGCACGGTCATGACTTCCCCTCCCTTGCCCCCAGACCTCGAGTCGCGCCGCTCCCAGATGTTCCCCGTCCTGGACGCTCGGGACCAGGAGCGCATGCTCCGCTTCGGTGAGGTCCGGCACTTCCTTGATGGAGAGTGCCTCGTCGCGGCCGGGCAACCGGGCCCTGGGATGTTCGTGCTCACCCGGGGGCGCGTGGCCATCTCCCGGCGCGATGGCCTGGGGCACTCGATTCCCATCGTGGAGGAGGGCCCGGGTCAGTTCCTCGGTGAGGTGGCCCAGCTCTCCGGTCGCCCTTCGCTCGTCGACGCTCACGCGGTGGGCGAGGTGGAGGTGCTGGTCATCCCCCCGCACCGGCTGCGCGCGCTGATGGTGGCGGAGGCGAACCTCGGAGAGCGCATCATGCGCGCCCTCATCCTGCGCCGCGTGGGCCTGCTCGAGACAGGTGCCGGGGGCCCCGTCCTGGTGGGCCCTCCCGAGGGCGCGGGCAGGGTTCGCCTGGAGGGCTTCCTCTCGCGCAATGGCCACCCGTACCTCGCGCTGGACCCGGAGCAGGGCGGCGAGGCCGCCTCGCTCATCGAGCGCTACGCGCCACGCGCGGAGGAGTTCCCGCTCGTGGTGTGCCCCGATGGCTCGGTCTTGAAGAACCCCCCGGAGAGCACCCTGGCCCGGGCGCTCGGCCTCCTCCCGGAGGGGGCCTTCGAGACGCGCTATGACGTCGCCGTGGTGGGGGCGGGGCCCGCGGGGCTCGCCACCGCCGTGTACGCGGCCTCCGAGGGCCTGCGGGTGCTCGTCCTGGATCAACGGGCCTTCGGGGGGCAGGCGGGCGCGAGCGCGCGCATCGAGAACTATCTGGGGTTCCCCACGGGTATCACCGGTCAGGCGCTCACCGCGCGCGCCTATGTGCAGGCGCAGAAGTTCGGCGTGGAGATGGCCATCCCGGCGGAGGTCGCCTCCCTGCGCTGCGCGGACCCGGACGCGCCGCTCGCGCTCCAGCTGACCGACGGGCGCAAGGTGCGAACGCGGACCGTGGTGGTGGCCAGCGGCGCCCGCTACCGCCGCCCCGCGCTCGCGGACCTCGCCCGGTTCGAGGGCCGTGGGGTCTTCTACTGGGCCAGCCCCATCGAAGCGCGCATGTGCGACGGCGAGGAGGTCGTGCTCGTCGGCGGTGGCAACTCCGCGGGCCAGGCGGCCGTGTTCCTCGCGAACCACGCGCGTCGGGTCCGCGTGCTCGTGCGGGGGCCGGGGCTCGCCGCGAGCATGTCCAGCTACCTCGTCGAGCGCCTGACCGCGTCCCCTCGCATCGAGCTGATGCTGGAGACGGAGGTGGTGGCGCTGGCGGGCTCGGACGAGCGCGGCCTGCAGCGCGTACGTTGGCGGCACCTGCCCAGCGGGCGGGAGGAGGAGCACGAGGTGCGCCACCTCTTCCTCTTCATCGGGGCGGACCCGGCCACGGACTGGCTCGCGGGCTGCGGTGTCGCGCTGGACGCGAAGGGCTTCGTGCGCACGGGCGTGGCGTCAGGCGAGCAGCCGCGCCAGGCGGAGGCCTGGGCGGCCACCGGGCGGGCACCCTTCGCGTTGGAGACGACCCTGCCCGGCGTGTTCGCCATCGGCGATGCACGCGCGGACTCCGTCAAGCGGGTGGGCGCGGCGATCGGCGAGGGCTCGGCGGTGGTGGCGCAGCTGCACGCCTGCCTGGCCTCCGCCACCGCGTCCGAATCCCGGCACGGCAGCACGGGGGGGCCGCCAGATGCGTTGCGATAGGCCCCCTCGCATCCCCATGTTCGACACCCGGGGGCCAGCGCACGGATGCCCCCACACGGAGCGCGAGCCATGAAGAAGGCATGTTCCCATCTGGAAGCGACCGAGCACCACCGGACGGCTCCCGTCCACCCCAGCGGCCATGGCTGTGTGGAGTGTCTGAAGGACGGAGGGGACTGGGTCCACCTCCGGATGTGCCTGACCTGCGGGCACGTGGGCTGCTGCGACGACTCGCCGTCACGCCACGCGACCCGGCACTTCCACGCCAGCTCCCACCCGGTCATCAAATCGTTCGAGCCTGGGGAGGACTGGGCCTGGTGCTTCGTGGACGAGCAAATGCTCGAGCGGATCCCCACCTTCCCAGGCGAGTCACCGCCGGTGCACTACTCGGCCCCGTGAGCGCGCGCCAGGCCCAGCCCGGACTTCAATAGCAGGCGCACTCGTTCCTGCTGGGGCAGAAGCCACCCGAGTAACCGCTGTCGAGGCAATACTGGATGCAGGCGTCACAGGTATACGCCTGCCCCTGGGGTGCTGGCGTGGAGAAGGCCTGTGTGGCGCCGAATGACAAGGCAGCGGCCGCAACGACAGTGAACAATGTCTGTCCCGCGTTCTTCAACAAGCGAATCATGACAACCTCCTGAATGGGCGGATGCACGGTCGGAACACCGCGGCAAGGGCTGCGGCCTGAACGCTAGCCTTGCCATGCGAAGCCGTCAAAGCCGCACAGTCAGGGCCCGTCGTCAGGTGTTCGCGGTGTGGGTGCGGGGAGGGACACACGGGCGGCGCAACGTGTGGCGGCTACAGGGGGCCGGCGCAGCTGCTGGTGTGAGCGCCCGGCGGGCACCAGTAGTTG
This genomic stretch from Corallococcus caeni harbors:
- a CDS encoding FAD-dependent oxidoreductase, with translation MPPDLESRRSQMFPVLDARDQERMLRFGEVRHFLDGECLVAAGQPGPGMFVLTRGRVAISRRDGLGHSIPIVEEGPGQFLGEVAQLSGRPSLVDAHAVGEVEVLVIPPHRLRALMVAEANLGERIMRALILRRVGLLETGAGGPVLVGPPEGAGRVRLEGFLSRNGHPYLALDPEQGGEAASLIERYAPRAEEFPLVVCPDGSVLKNPPESTLARALGLLPEGAFETRYDVAVVGAGPAGLATAVYAASEGLRVLVLDQRAFGGQAGASARIENYLGFPTGITGQALTARAYVQAQKFGVEMAIPAEVASLRCADPDAPLALQLTDGRKVRTRTVVVASGARYRRPALADLARFEGRGVFYWASPIEARMCDGEEVVLVGGGNSAGQAAVFLANHARRVRVLVRGPGLAASMSSYLVERLTASPRIELMLETEVVALAGSDERGLQRVRWRHLPSGREEEHEVRHLFLFIGADPATDWLAGCGVALDAKGFVRTGVASGEQPRQAEAWAATGRAPFALETTLPGVFAIGDARADSVKRVGAAIGEGSAVVAQLHACLASATASESRHGSTGGPPDALR
- a CDS encoding UBP-type zinc finger domain-containing protein codes for the protein MKKACSHLEATEHHRTAPVHPSGHGCVECLKDGGDWVHLRMCLTCGHVGCCDDSPSRHATRHFHASSHPVIKSFEPGEDWAWCFVDEQMLERIPTFPGESPPVHYSAP